CGCGGGGACATTACCGCGCCACGTGAATCCGGGCATCGAAATCTGCTACATCCACAAAGGCCGCTTTAACTGGAGCGTTGAAGAAAATCCGGTCTGTGCGCTACCAGGGACCACCACCCTCACCTTACCTTGGCAGCAGCATGGCGGAACACGCGAGGTGATGGATATCGGGGAGCTTTCATGGATTATTCTCCGACCGGATCGGTTTGATCGTTCCGGGAAACTCAGACTGGGAACATGGTCATCCTTGCCCTCTGCCGAACAGCACTACGTGGCCCGCCAAATTCTGGAAGCACCCTCACCTATTGTGATTCCGAAGTATGCATCCGTATGTATTTTTTTTAAGGAGATCCTGGCAGAGGTGGAGACCCAAC
The sequence above is a segment of the bacterium genome. Coding sequences within it:
- a CDS encoding AraC family ligand binding domain-containing protein; this encodes MKHEVSLNRDSNKLMAFPHVQMLGHRLIRKIDAGTLPRHVNPGIEICYIHKGRFNWSVEENPVCALPGTTTLTLPWQQHGGTREVMDIGELSWIILRPDRFDRSGKLRLGTWSSLPSAEQHYVARQILEAPSPIVIPKYASVCIFFKEILAEVETQRHGRIWRVNRLIDELLLSLARALERSTLGTQREAFNPSSPVGRVLKL